The following are encoded together in the Candidatus Delongbacteria bacterium genome:
- a CDS encoding phosphatidate cytidylyltransferase, protein MLLNKEFFIRSIVTIIFGPLLLFLPFSGIEFYTGFTILIATVGAWEIWIMSKKISPLKALIIPGVIIFASYYSGFISSFIISILLLLILFTMETFQNNEKFLQSIGTIMLITVYTGYFIIFQIEILREFSPEYIILIFLTIWATDIFAYIGGSTYGRHKLCPTVSPKKSVEGALTGLIMGCSVGSIYAVYMGLFSIKESVIITAVVSSAGQLGDLFESKIKRMYNIKDSSKLIPGHGGVLDRFDSFIFATPFMYICVKLWL, encoded by the coding sequence TTGCTATTAAATAAAGAATTTTTCATAAGATCTATAGTTACAATAATTTTTGGACCTTTGTTGCTATTTCTTCCATTTAGTGGAATAGAGTTCTACACTGGCTTTACTATTCTAATTGCCACTGTTGGTGCATGGGAAATTTGGATTATGAGTAAAAAAATTTCCCCTTTAAAGGCTCTTATCATTCCCGGAGTAATTATTTTTGCATCTTATTATAGTGGCTTTATTTCATCTTTTATAATATCCATTCTTCTACTTCTCATTCTTTTTACTATGGAAACTTTTCAAAATAATGAAAAATTCCTTCAATCTATTGGAACTATAATGCTTATCACTGTTTACACAGGGTACTTTATTATTTTTCAAATTGAGATTTTAAGGGAATTTTCACCAGAGTACATAATTTTAATATTTTTAACAATTTGGGCTACCGATATTTTCGCTTATATAGGTGGAAGTACCTATGGTAGACATAAACTTTGTCCTACCGTAAGTCCAAAAAAATCAGTTGAAGGGGCGTTAACAGGCTTAATTATGGGTTGTAGCGTAGGGAGTATTTACGCTGTATATATGGGCTTGTTTAGTATTAAAGAAAGTGTTATTATTACTGCAGTCGTATCATCTGCAGGTCAATTAGGGGATCTATTTGAATCAAAAATTAAAAGGATGTACAATATAAAAGATTCTTCAAAACTTATTCCTGGGCATGGCGGTGTGCTTGATAGATTTGATAGCTTTATATTTGCAACCCCTTTTATGTATATTTGTGTTAAACTTTGGTTATAG
- the rsfS gene encoding ribosome silencing factor, which produces MLSGYELARKIVDLMLEKKAMDVKIIDLKGQNTSFDFFVLATGTVDQHIRTISEYVRRELSQEGVKPVTLEGTSNLTWVLQDYSDVIVHIFNTETRAHYRLETLFDDCEIEEYTEESLVVEQEDSED; this is translated from the coding sequence ATGCTTAGCGGTTACGAACTCGCACGAAAAATTGTTGATTTGATGCTTGAAAAAAAAGCAATGGATGTAAAAATTATTGACCTAAAAGGTCAGAATACTAGTTTCGATTTTTTTGTTTTGGCTACAGGAACAGTAGACCAGCACATTAGAACTATCTCTGAGTATGTAAGAAGAGAGCTTTCACAAGAAGGCGTAAAACCTGTAACTTTAGAAGGAACTTCAAATCTTACATGGGTACTTCAAGATTACTCAGATGTAATTGTACACATTTTTAACACTGAAACAAGAGCACATTACAGGCTTGAAACATTGTTTGATGATTGTGAAATAGAAGAATATACTGAAGAATCTTTGGTTGTAGAGCAGGAAGATTCTGAGGATTAG
- a CDS encoding type III pantothenate kinase, with amino-acid sequence MEALAFDLGNTNCSVYYLNSDVIYLVEKTDVENLNNDFFERLCEIYKASCFILSSVNPKLNDLFTNFFQEKLHIVNFEDAFFLSNYKTMKTLGSDRICNCLGAIKLYKKNVIVFDFGTCLTAEVINPEGIFVGGFIFPGPNLLFSSMNRGTGLLPMINFERPENFSGLSTEESLKFGVYHGLTGLCKELVASVQKEYNSKFRIIATGGYPEFFKNEFSDNWEIIKDLSAIGMKEIVKKRYE; translated from the coding sequence ATGGAAGCACTTGCATTTGATCTGGGAAATACAAATTGCTCGGTTTATTATCTGAATAGTGATGTAATCTATCTTGTTGAAAAAACAGATGTTGAAAATCTTAATAATGATTTTTTTGAGAGGCTTTGTGAAATATACAAAGCCTCTTGTTTTATTCTATCTTCTGTAAATCCAAAGCTAAACGATTTATTCACTAATTTTTTTCAGGAAAAGTTACATATCGTCAATTTTGAAGATGCTTTCTTTCTGTCAAATTATAAAACAATGAAAACATTAGGTTCTGATCGAATTTGCAATTGTCTAGGAGCGATAAAGCTTTATAAAAAAAATGTAATTGTTTTTGATTTTGGTACATGCCTTACGGCAGAGGTGATAAACCCTGAAGGTATTTTTGTTGGTGGATTTATTTTCCCTGGTCCAAATTTATTGTTTAGCTCAATGAATAGAGGAACTGGTTTGCTACCAATGATCAATTTTGAAAGACCAGAAAACTTTTCAGGCCTATCTACCGAAGAGTCTCTTAAATTTGGTGTATACCATGGGCTTACTGGACTATGTAAAGAACTTGTAGCTTCAGTTCAAAAAGAGTATAATTCAAAATTTAGAATTATTGCCACTGGTGGATACCCTGAATTTTTTAAAAATGAATTTTCAGATAATTGGGAGATTATTAAAGATTTGTCTGCTATCGGAATGAAAGAAATAGTAAAAAAAAGATATGAATAA
- the lptB gene encoding LPS export ABC transporter ATP-binding protein produces the protein MNDNSSLMARDLKKTYGKRQVVKGVDLELRKGEIVGLLGPNGAGKTTSFYMLAGIIKPSGGSVYLKGKDVSKSPMYIRARMGLGYLPQEASVFRKLTVEENILAILETVEKDKKIRMEKLEHFLDELSIKHIRKSKGYALSGGERRRVEITRALVTNPDFILLDEPFAGVDPVTIESIQKIIYDLKYKNIGILITDHNVHETLKITDRSYLLFDGKIMIEGDRITLSNDPEARKLYLGENFKLDR, from the coding sequence ATGAATGATAATTCCAGTTTGATGGCGAGAGATTTAAAAAAAACATATGGTAAAAGACAGGTTGTAAAAGGAGTCGATCTTGAATTACGCAAGGGAGAAATTGTTGGTCTTTTAGGTCCCAATGGTGCTGGAAAAACTACTTCTTTTTATATGCTTGCAGGAATTATCAAACCTAGTGGTGGTTCTGTTTATCTAAAGGGTAAAGATGTTTCTAAATCTCCTATGTATATAAGGGCAAGGATGGGGCTTGGATATTTACCTCAGGAGGCTTCTGTTTTTAGAAAATTGACAGTTGAAGAGAATATTTTGGCAATTCTTGAAACGGTAGAAAAAGACAAAAAAATCAGGATGGAAAAACTAGAACACTTTCTGGATGAATTGAGTATTAAGCATATCAGAAAAAGTAAAGGGTACGCTCTGAGTGGAGGTGAAAGACGTAGGGTAGAGATTACAAGAGCTCTTGTTACAAATCCTGACTTTATTCTACTTGACGAACCTTTTGCTGGTGTTGATCCTGTTACTATAGAATCCATTCAAAAAATAATTTATGATCTAAAGTATAAAAATATTGGGATTTTGATTACAGATCACAATGTTCATGAAACACTGAAAATCACCGATAGGTCTTACCTTCTTTTTGATGGTAAAATCATGATTGAAGGAGATAGGATTACTCTATCAAATGATCCAGAAGCCAGAAAATTGTATCTTGGTGAAAATTTTAAACTGGATCGTTAG
- a CDS encoding tetratricopeptide repeat protein encodes MKKKFTPDFIIDKHLQKETSGTFESFVLFIDIAGFTAMTEKLMQQGKYGVEELSDILEFLFTTSVKAVYDNGGFIINFAGDAFTALFIPEKDSENEIVGNLLKSVQTISRFFKKNEKYRSNSGEFNFSVKIGLGFGKVSYGIDGQDDYKLYYFKGDAIDKAAEAEHQAVKGEVWFSKDCLPHFKKYLSKTEERDSFYKILSFKRYKTEKRKTKKLSYSKKINEIFSGKNELKFAKGEFRNIVSVFISFDGDYDFSKLIQELIKLVKLYGGSKPKIDFGDKGATVIVFFGTPIAYENYQERALRFILDFNSGMDGKIQFRAGLAEGLVYTGLNGSARRNEFTCLGNTVNQSARFMMKAKWGEILTDQKLAKQAGFKFSYEGNLNYKGREEVIPTYKLEERTTSNIREYNERLIGRKSELEILSQIANLTLTRENLQEIVYIDGPAGIGKSMLLNKFASSRKSEFQHLYLSCEEILKKSFNPFSYLLFNFFDQNDKLSKTTNKGKFETIFTKLKTDVIDEEIVSELNRTKSVLAALIDIDYEDSLYQNLDPKGRFENTKLSLINFFKSQAKMKPIIIEIDDLHSIDSDSKIVLEELISGLKELPVIVLASCRFLNDGSNYKLNLPEDIKETRINLEHLSKEDSKELILDRLKLNKLDSHTVDIITEKSQGNPFYLDQIILYLKELNVFNEEGKLTTENFEFPSNINTIIISRIDKLATNLQEIIKTASVLGKEFATNLLSIVLQKAGNQLLGFDNNMKEGEHQQIWHSLTELSYIFKHTFIREVVYGMQLKKRLQKLHKFVAGSLEEVYAKNIDSKLADIAYHFYEAEEGDKALEYYFRAGKYCRNNYQNQKALDYFNRWLEIAEKKLGVKDRDKDFEKLEITDENRSLVEKYIEVCELDIDFLNRISNSLVNNSSRIELSIKIAEKLGSDFYKGICNLNRGNNFLDENNYNDAESHLNKAKDFFNLKDDNKKLSIIYYTFGVLNWKKGDLKSSIKYFKFSLESSTRIQNSISRKKAEARAYANLANVYDFAGKQKEVLDFYNRALQIQLEIGNKREIQYIYGNLGVFCFLQGDYEKAIELYNKKMIFCKEIGDIKEEAIALSNLGYTYFKLKDYKKADSLYFKSLNIFKRINASENIINTYSNLGQSLRKQKLYSDSRSYFEKALELLKKFSFPFLEAEVKIETAHNYLQKGEYQEALILCNEGLEIAKKIGHAEYLENGKILKEKIEKHLR; translated from the coding sequence ATGAAAAAGAAATTCACTCCAGATTTTATTATAGATAAACATCTTCAAAAAGAAACTAGCGGAACTTTTGAATCGTTTGTCCTTTTTATTGATATTGCAGGTTTTACGGCTATGACTGAAAAACTTATGCAACAAGGCAAATATGGAGTTGAAGAACTTTCTGATATATTAGAATTTCTATTTACTACTTCCGTAAAAGCTGTCTATGATAATGGTGGGTTTATAATAAATTTTGCTGGTGATGCCTTTACAGCTCTTTTCATCCCAGAAAAAGATAGTGAGAATGAGATTGTGGGAAATCTCTTGAAAAGTGTACAAACTATTTCCAGATTTTTCAAAAAAAATGAAAAATACAGATCGAATTCTGGAGAATTCAACTTTTCTGTAAAGATAGGTCTTGGTTTTGGTAAGGTAAGTTATGGTATCGATGGACAAGATGATTATAAACTTTACTATTTTAAGGGTGATGCGATAGATAAAGCAGCAGAAGCTGAACATCAAGCTGTCAAAGGAGAAGTTTGGTTTTCTAAAGATTGTTTACCTCATTTTAAAAAATATTTAAGTAAAACAGAAGAGCGAGATTCTTTTTATAAAATTTTATCCTTTAAACGGTATAAAACAGAAAAGAGAAAAACTAAGAAGCTATCGTATAGCAAAAAAATAAATGAAATTTTTTCTGGAAAGAATGAGTTGAAATTTGCAAAAGGGGAGTTTCGAAATATAGTTTCAGTTTTTATATCTTTTGATGGAGATTATGATTTCTCCAAGTTAATTCAAGAACTCATAAAATTAGTCAAGCTCTACGGAGGGTCAAAACCTAAAATTGATTTTGGTGATAAAGGTGCAACAGTTATTGTTTTCTTTGGAACTCCAATTGCCTACGAAAATTATCAGGAAAGAGCTTTAAGATTTATCTTGGATTTCAATTCTGGAATGGATGGTAAAATACAATTTAGAGCAGGTTTAGCTGAAGGTCTAGTTTATACAGGTTTGAATGGATCTGCAAGACGAAATGAATTTACATGTTTAGGAAATACTGTTAATCAAAGTGCTCGTTTTATGATGAAAGCTAAGTGGGGAGAAATTTTAACTGATCAAAAGCTAGCAAAACAAGCAGGTTTTAAGTTTTCGTATGAAGGTAATTTGAATTATAAAGGTAGGGAAGAAGTGATTCCCACATATAAATTAGAAGAAAGAACCACGAGCAATATAAGAGAATATAATGAGAGGTTAATTGGAAGAAAAAGTGAGCTAGAAATTTTAAGCCAAATAGCAAATCTAACATTAACTAGAGAAAATCTACAAGAGATAGTTTATATTGATGGTCCTGCTGGAATTGGTAAAAGTATGCTTCTAAATAAATTTGCCAGCAGTAGAAAATCTGAGTTTCAACACCTGTATTTGAGTTGTGAAGAGATTTTGAAGAAAAGTTTCAACCCTTTCAGCTATCTTTTATTTAACTTTTTTGACCAAAACGATAAATTATCTAAAACTACAAATAAAGGGAAGTTTGAAACAATTTTTACAAAACTTAAGACAGACGTAATTGATGAAGAGATTGTTTCTGAACTTAATCGAACAAAGTCAGTTTTAGCAGCATTGATAGATATTGATTATGAAGACTCATTGTATCAAAATCTTGATCCTAAAGGACGTTTTGAAAACACTAAACTTTCACTTATAAATTTTTTTAAATCACAAGCTAAGATGAAACCTATAATTATAGAAATTGATGATCTTCACTCCATTGATAGCGATAGTAAAATTGTACTTGAAGAGTTGATTTCAGGACTTAAAGAGCTTCCTGTGATTGTTTTAGCTTCATGCCGTTTTCTTAATGATGGATCAAACTATAAGCTCAATTTGCCTGAAGATATTAAAGAAACACGTATAAACTTAGAGCATTTGAGTAAGGAAGATTCCAAAGAGTTAATTTTAGATCGTTTAAAATTAAACAAGCTAGATTCGCATACTGTAGATATTATAACAGAAAAAAGCCAAGGTAATCCTTTTTACTTAGATCAAATAATTCTTTATCTAAAAGAGCTGAATGTGTTCAATGAAGAAGGTAAGTTAACTACTGAAAATTTTGAGTTTCCTAGTAATATCAATACGATTATTATTTCTCGTATTGATAAATTGGCTACTAATTTACAGGAAATTATTAAAACTGCATCAGTCTTAGGTAAGGAGTTTGCCACTAATCTTCTCTCCATCGTTTTACAAAAGGCTGGAAATCAGCTTTTGGGGTTTGACAATAATATGAAAGAGGGTGAGCATCAACAGATTTGGCATTCGCTGACTGAACTTTCATATATTTTTAAGCATACCTTTATTAGAGAAGTTGTTTATGGTATGCAACTTAAGAAGAGATTGCAAAAACTGCATAAATTTGTAGCTGGAAGCTTGGAAGAGGTTTACGCTAAAAATATCGACTCCAAACTTGCTGATATTGCTTATCACTTTTATGAAGCAGAGGAAGGTGACAAAGCCCTAGAGTATTATTTTAGGGCGGGGAAATATTGTCGAAATAACTATCAAAATCAAAAGGCTTTGGATTATTTCAATAGGTGGTTAGAAATAGCGGAGAAAAAGCTGGGCGTAAAAGATAGAGATAAAGATTTTGAAAAGCTAGAAATTACAGATGAGAATAGAAGTTTAGTTGAAAAGTACATTGAAGTTTGTGAACTTGATATTGATTTTTTAAACAGAATCTCTAATTCGCTAGTAAATAACTCAAGCAGAATTGAGCTTTCCATTAAAATAGCAGAAAAATTAGGAAGTGATTTCTACAAAGGAATTTGCAATTTAAATCGAGGTAATAATTTCTTAGATGAAAATAATTATAATGATGCTGAATCACATTTGAACAAAGCTAAAGACTTTTTTAACTTAAAAGATGACAATAAAAAATTATCCATAATATACTATACCTTTGGAGTTTTAAACTGGAAAAAAGGTGACCTAAAAAGCTCTATTAAATATTTTAAATTTTCTCTGGAGTCTTCAACTAGAATTCAAAATAGTATTTCCAGAAAGAAAGCAGAGGCTAGAGCATATGCAAATTTAGCAAATGTTTATGATTTTGCAGGTAAACAAAAGGAAGTTTTAGATTTCTATAATAGAGCACTACAAATACAATTAGAAATAGGAAATAAAAGAGAGATTCAATATATCTATGGAAACTTGGGTGTTTTTTGTTTTCTTCAAGGAGATTATGAGAAAGCAATTGAATTGTACAATAAAAAAATGATTTTCTGTAAAGAAATTGGAGATATAAAAGAAGAAGCAATTGCTTTAAGTAATCTTGGTTATACTTATTTTAAGCTTAAAGATTATAAAAAAGCTGATAGTTTATATTTCAAAAGCCTTAATATATTTAAAAGAATAAATGCAAGTGAGAATATAATTAACACTTATTCAAACTTGGGACAAAGCCTTAGAAAACAAAAACTTTATAGCGACTCCCGAAGCTATTTTGAAAAAGCTTTAGAATTACTAAAGAAGTTTTCATTTCCTTTTTTAGAAGCAGAAGTTAAAATTGAGACTGCTCATAATTATTTACAAAAAGGAGAGTATCAAGAAGCATTGATACTATGTAATGAAGGCTTAGAGATAGCAAAAAAAATTGGACATGCTGAATATTTGGAAAATGGAAAAATTTTAAAAGAAAAAATTGAAAAACATTTGAGATAA